The window TTCTTAGAGCCTGTTAGCATTAAGAAAAAAGTGTGGAGCCTCAATTATCAAGATGTTATCGCTATTGGTAAGTTATTTGTTACGGGTCACTTATATACGGATCGTGTGGTTTCCCTTGCGGGGCCACAAGTTGAAAAACCACGCTTATTGCGCACTCGCCTTGGCGCTGATTTGTATGAATTAACTCAAGGTCAACTCAAAGCAGGTGAAAATCGCATTATTTCAGGTTCTGTGCTTTGGGGCGTTACCTGTGATGAAACCCATCACTATCTTGGTCGTTTTCATAACCAAGTTTCTGTTCTCGCAGAAGGTCGCGAAAAAGAATTATTTGGATGGATAATGCCTGGTGTGAACAAGTTCACTATTACTCGCACTACCATCGGCCATTTTCTGAAAAATAAACGTTTTAATTTTACGACCACGATGAACGGAGGTGAGCGTTCGATGGTACCAATTGGTAACTATGAACGCGTTATGCCGCTCGACATCATGATCACGCATTTGTTGCGCGATCTCCTTGCGGGGGATACCGATACATCACAAGAATTGGGTTGTTTAGAGCTGGACGAAGAAGATTTGGGGCTGTGCACCTATGTCTGTCCAGCGAAATATGAATATGGCCCTGTATTGCGTGATGTACTGTCCAAGATAGAGCTAGAAGGGTAATTCCATGGGTCTGAAACATTTATTTGAAAAATATGAGCACCATTTTGAACCCGGTGGAAAATTAGCGAAATACTATGTGTTGTTTGAAGCGGTTTCGACGGTTTTCTACACGCCGGGTACGGTCACTAAGGGGCGTTCTCACGTTCGAGATACTATCGATCTTAAGCGTATGATGATCTTGGTGTGGCTCGCTGTTTTCCCAGCGATGTTCTGGGGAATGTATAATGTGGGAAATCAGGCGATCCCTGCGTTACATCAGCTCTACAGTGGTGCTGAGTTACAGCAAATTATTGCGAGTGATTGGCATTATAGCTTAGCGCAGTTTTTAGGCGCATCACTTTCGATGGATGCAGGGTGGGGGAGTAAAATGCTGCTTGGAGCAGTCTATTTTCTGCCTATTTATGCCGTTGTTTTCATTGTTGGTGGGTTCTGGGAAGTCTTATTTGCCCTAATCCGCGGCCATGAAATTAATGAAGGTTTCTTCATTACCTCCATTTTATTTGCATTGATTGTCCCACCAACCATTCCATTGTGGCAAGCCGCACTTGGGATTACCTTCGGGGTGGTTATTGCTAAAGAAATCTTTGGTGGAACAGGGCGTAACTTCTTAAACCCAGCATTAGCTGGTCGCGCATTCTTGTTCTTTGCCTATCCAGCTCAAATCTCAGGTGACTTAGTCTGGACAGCGGCTGATGGTTTCTCTGGTGCAACGCCATTGTCTCAGTGGGCAACGGGCGGAGAACATGCACTAATGAACACCGTTAGCGGTGAGCCTATCACATGGATGCAAGCCTTTTTAGGTAATATGCCTGGCTCAATCGGTGAAGTATCAACATTGATGCTGTTTATCGGTGGTGCATTGATTATGTTTTTCCGCATCGCATCTTGGCGTATTGTCGCAGGTGTGATGTTAGGCATGATTGCAATGTCTTATGTGTTTAATCTTATCGGTTCAGACTCTAACCCATTGTTTGCTATGCCGTGGTGGTGGCACATGGTGTTAGGTGGTTTTGCATTCGGTATGATTTTTATGGCGACAGACCCTGTGTCAGCTTCCTTTACAGATAAAGGTAAATGGGCTTACGGTATTCTGATCGGTGTAATGTGTGTTCTTATCAGGGTAGTTAACCCAGCTTACCCAGAAGGGATGATGCTGGCTATCCTGTTCGCCAACCTGTTTGCTCCTCTGTTTGACTATCTGGTCGTTCAAGCAAATATTAAGCGGAGAAAAGCTCGTGGCTAATGAAAAACCAATCAATAATGATGGCATTGGAAGGACATTCCTTGTCGTATTTATTCTGTGCTTAGTGTGCTCAATTGTCGTTGCCGGTGCTGCGGTTGGCTTAAAACCACAGCAGCAGGAACAAATTCAGTTAGATACTCAACGTAATATTTTGAGCGTTGCGGGGCTCTTAGCACCGAAAATGAGCGCGAATGAAGTTCAAAAAGTTTATGCAGAACGCATTGAACCAAAAATTTTAAACTTTAAAACCAATGAGTTATCTGATAGCACTGGGCGTTTTGTGTTAAATGATGAACTGCGCAGTGATGAAACGAGTATTGCTCTCTCACCACAGGAAGATATTGCGAAAATTCGTCGTCGGGCGAATAACGCTGAAATCTACTTGGTAAAAGATGATGCAGGTAAGGTTTCGCAGATTATTTTGCCCGTCTACGGTTCAGGTTTATGGTCAGTGATGTACGCCTTTATCGCAATTGATGTGGATGGCGTGACATCACGTGGTATCACTTACTATGCGCATGGTGAAACTCCAGGTTTGGGTGGTGAAGTGGATAACCCGCAGTGGAAAGCGCAATGGCCGGGTAAAAAACTGTTTAATGAACAAGGTATTCCGGCAATTAAAATCGTGCGTAGTGGGGCAACCGATAGCCCTTATGGCATCGATGGCCTTTCGGGTGCAACCCTAACATCAAACGGTATTCAGCATATGTTTGATTTCTGGTTAGGGGATAACGGCTTTGGTCCGTTCCTGAAAAAAGTACGTGAAGGAGCGCTGAATAATGGCTGATTCTAAAGAAGTAAAACGCGTCCTACTCGGACCGTTATTCGATAATAACCCTATTGCCTTACAAGTTTTGGGGGTATGTTCTGCATTAGCAGTGACGACCAAACTAGAAACGGCATTGGTTATGACCATTGCAGTGACACTGGTTACCGCATTCTCTAACTTTTTTATCTCATTAATTCGAAACTACATTCCAAGTAGCGTTCGTATTATTGTGCAAATGGCAATTATTGCTTCGCTGGTTATCGTAGTGGATCAAATATTGCGTGCTTATGCTTATGAGATATCAAAACAGCTTTCGGTATTTGTTGGCTTAATCATCACTAACTGTATCGTGATGGGGCGTGCGGAGGCTTATGCCATGAAAGCGCCACCAATTGAAAGCTTTATGGATGGTATTGGTAATGGTCTTGGCTATGGCGTGATCCTTGTTTTAGTCGGTTTCCTACGTGAGCTGTTTGGCTCCGGCAAATTGTTCGGTATTACCGTCTTCGAATCACTGCAAAATGGGGGGTGGTACATGCCAAATGGCTTGTTCTTACTCGCACCAAGCGCATTCTTTATTATCGGTATGCTGATTTGGGGCTTGCGTACCCTGAAACCCACTCAGATAGAGAAGGATTAATCAAATGGAACATTATATAAGCCTATTTGTTAAATCCATTTTTATTGAAAACATGGCATTAGCTTTCTTCTTGGGGATGTGTACTTTCCTTGCTGTATCGAAGAATGTGAAAACTGCGTTTGGCCTAGGGATTGCCGTCACCGTTGTGCTTGGGATCTCGGTTCCTGCAAACAACTTGGTCTACAACCTTGTGTTGCGCGATGGGGCAATAGCTGAAGGCGTGGATTTATCCTTCCTAAACTTTATTACCTTTATTGGGGTAATAGCGGCGCTGGTGCAAATCCTTGAAATGATTTTGGATCGTTACTTCCCATCGCTGTATAACGCATTAGGTATCTTCTTGCCATTGATCACCGTTAACTGTGCAATTTTTGGCGGCGTATCTTTCATGGCCCAGCGTGATTATAACTTTAGCGAATCCGTTGTTTATGGGTTTGGTTCAGGGATCGGCTGGATGCTTGCTATCGTCTTGATGGCTGCTATCCGTGAGAAGATGAAATACTCCGATATCCCCGCAGGTCTAAAAGGGTTAGGTATCACCTTTGTGACGACCGGTTTGATGGCATTGGGCTTTATGTCCTTCTCCGGTGTACAGCTATAAAGGCGAGAAGAATTCATGGAAATTATTATTCTAGGTGTAGTGATGTTTACCCTGATTGTCTTGGTACTGACAGGTTTGATCCTGTTTGCAAAGTCCAAGCTGGTCAATACAGGGAACATTAAAGTTGAAGTTAATGGCGATCCTGATAAAAGCTTTGAAGCCCCTGCGGGCGACAAACTGCTTAGTATGCTATCGAGCCAAGGTATTTTTGTATCATCGGCTTGCGGTGGTGGTGGCTCATGTGGTCAATGCCGTGTGAAAATCAAAGAAGGTGGCGGTGATATTTTACCTACCGAACTTTCGCACATTAATAAACGTGAAGCCAAAGAAGGCTGTCGTTTAGCCTGTCAGGTTAACGTGAAGCAAGATCTTAAAATTGAGCTTCCAGAAGAAATTTTTGGCGTGAAAAAATGGGAATGCGAAGTTATCTCTAACGATAACAAGGCGACTTTCATTAAAGAATTAAAGCTGAAAATTCCAGAGGGAGAGGTTGTTCCTTTCCGTGCTGGGGGCTACATTCAGATTGAATGTCCTGAACATGTTGTAAAATATGAAGATTTCGATGTTCCTGAGGAATATCGTGAAGATTGGGATAAATCTAATCTGTTCCGTTATGTTTCTGAAGTTAAAGAACCAACTGTACGTGCATATTCAATGGCTAACTATCCTGAAGAGCACGGCATCATTATGCTAAACGTACGTATTGCAACGCCTCCGCCGCGTAACCCTGATGTGCCACCAGGAATTATGTCGTCTTATATTTGGTCATTAAAACCCGGCGATAAAGTGACAATTTCAGGTCCATTTGGTGAATTTTTCGCAAAAGACACGGATGCTGAAATGATCTTTATTGGTGGTGGTGCAGGTATGGCACCAATGCGCTCCCATATTTTTGACCAGTTACGTCGTTTGGACTCAAAACGTAAAATCAGTTTCTGGTATGGTGCGCGTTCAGTTCGTGAGATGTTCTATACCGAAGATTTTGATCAGCTGGCGGCGGAACATGAAAACTTTACATGGAATGTAGCGCTTTCAGACCCATTACCAGAAGATAACTGGAATGGTTATACAGGCTTTATCCATAATGTTCTGTATGAAAACTATTTGAAAGACCACCCAGCACCAGAGGATTGTGAGTTCTATATGTGTGGGCCTCCGGTGATGAATGCAGCTGTGATTAAAATGCTAAAAGATCTGGGCGTTGAAGACGAAAATATCTTGCTGGATGATTTCGGTGGTTAAGTTATTTTATTGGATTTATTGTACTTACCAAGTAAAGTACAGACAGTAATTAAATAAAGAGGGAAAATTATTCCCTCTTTATCATTTATATTAATGCTGTTAGTTGCTAATTATCAGGTTGGTTATTAATAGGTTGAGAGTTATTCGACTTGAACATTCTCTGCATGGGTGACGATGTAAAGTGTGTTAATAGTCTGAGCGAACCTAACAATACGCGCTCATGATTGACGCGGAGAAAATTATGCTGAACAAAAGAATTTATACCCCAGTCTTACTGTTTTTTACCGCGCTATTTTTGACAGCGTGTGGCGGCCCTGAACAACAAAACTTGCAAGGGCAGACGATGGGGACGTATTACACTGTTAAATATGTCACTGATTCATCGGAACAAAAACCTGAAACGATTCAGAATGAAATAGATAAACGTTTGGAAGAAGTGAACGACCAAATGTCAACATATCGTCCAGATTCTGAATTAAGCCGTTTTAACCAATTCAAAGAAGTCAATACACCGTTTCCCGTCTCTGCGGCAACAGCAAAAGTGGTGAGCAAAGCTATTGAAATTAATAAGCTGACTGAAGGTTCTTTGGATGTGACAGTGGGGCCTCTGGTTAATTTATGGGGCTTTGGTCCCGAAGGGCGAGTGACTAAAGCGCCTTCAGATGAGGAACTTGCCAAGCGTCGTGCATGGGTGGGAATTGAAAAGCTTTCAGTTAAAGATAACAACCTAATTAAAACCATTCCAGAGTTGTATGTTGACTTATCTTCTATTGCTAAGGGGTATGGTGTTGATGTCGTAGCTGAGTATTTAGAGTCACTGGGTATCAATGACTATATGGTTGATATTGGTGGTGAAGTACGCACTAAAGGCAAAAATGGTAAACAAGCACCATGGCGTATTGCCATTGAAAAACCCTCGACAGATGGCGTCAGCCAAACAGCACAAGAAATTATTGAACCTGGCGACCGTTCTATCGCAACCTCAGGCGACTATCGCAACTATTTTGAGCAAGATGGGGTGCGTTTCTCTCATACCATTGACCCAAAAACAGGTCGCCCAATTACACACAACTTGGTTTCTATCACTGTGCTCGCTGAGAATTGCATGAGTGCAGATGGCTTATCAACAGGGTTAAATGTACTAGGACCAGAAGCGGGCTTTGCCCTTGCTGAAAAAATGAATATACCTGTTTTTATGATTGTTAAGACAGATAAAGGCTTTGAAGAGCGCTATACTAAGGCTTTCGAACCATTTTTAACGAAGAAACAGTAGGTCTGGGAGGCTAAAGGTATGCTAAATGTTTTTATTGCAACTTTTGCACTGTTTTTACTGGCCTTTTTGGGGATGTCACTGGGCTACATTATTAAGCGTAAGAGTATCCAAGGTAGCTGTGGTGGCTTAAGTAGCATTGGTGTCGAAAAGGTGTGTGATTGCCCTGAACCTTGTGATGCGCGTAAAAAGCGTATGGCACGTGAAGAAGCACGTCAAAAGCGGTTAGAAAAGGATCGTATTATCTAGATTGACCCTATATTTTGAATAACCTTAACTGTTGATTTAACAGTTAAGGTTTGCTTTTAGCGCTTATTTATTAAAAGCTTTCGGTGAATCCACCATTACGGCATCGGCACCAATCTCCTTCGCTAGTTGGTAATCACTTTGGTTATTTACGCCAAAAACAATAATGTATGCATCCCCATCACGTTTAAAACAGTCTATTGCCGCTTTATCCCATGAAAGTGTTGCAGGGGAACGAGCCTCACCTAGGGTATATTTTTCAACAATTTCAACTTTACGATGTAATTCAAAACCATACCAACGAACGGTAGGGTTATTGGCTTTATGAGTCGGTTTTGCGTCTGAAATTGAACATTGGTGGCTCATAACGCTATTTGCCAAAATAGTGCGAGTTTTATCACGGCTTTCAAATGTTTGAATTTTAGGTGATAGCTGATTAAGAGCAGTTAAGAACTCGGTATTGGTAGAGTAAAAACGCACTTGATTGAATGCGTTTGTTTTTTCCAATAACGCTAAAATGGCTTTGGCTTGAATTTTTGGGTTAGCATCTGGAGATTTTAAGTCAATATAAAATACAGTGTCTGGATATTTCTTTAATACAGTTTCTAATGTCCTAATAGTCGTGGTTGCAGTAGGCAACTGTTGGTTATTTTTTTGATTAAATTGGTATGCCGCATTGATGTGACTAAGTTGCTCAGCAGTATACGCAGAAACAAGACCTTTTTTATCAGTTAGGGAATCAAGGTCGCTTGGGCGGTATAACACGAGTTGATTGTCTTGGCTAAGTTGTGCTGTTAGCCAAATAGCATCTGCTTTATTCTTTTTAGCAAGATCAATTGCATAAAGCGTATTTTCGGGCGCATCAGCGGTACCTGCACGGTGTGCAACTATTTGCGGTGAAGTCATCTGAGTTGTGAATGCAAATGAATTTTGGGCGACTAAAAGTAATAATCCAATGAGCGCGATAGGGTTAAATTTTAAAGCTGATATCATTGCCATGAGTATTATCCATAAAATTATTTTTAACGAATTGAGTGGGAGATAAGTCAGCCTGTTGTATTACTTTTTTATTAATCTGTAATCCGTTCAGACTATTTTTAAGACTAACTCTATGTGTTTTTTGACTTGTAAAGTGTGACAGGAAAATATGACAACTAAATGAATTATTTTTGATTAACAGCGGGTTACCTAGAATTGAAAATCAACTTAACGCAGAGGTGCCTCTTGATTGCGTGGTTAATAAAAATACTGTATATTTAATCAGTTGATTGGTTTTGGTGAGTGAACCCGTGCGTAAAATTATTCATATTGATATGGACTGCTTTTATGCGGCGATAGAGATGCGCGATGACCCGAGCTTACGTAATGTGCCTATTGCGGTTGGGGGAAGTGCAGATCGTCGTGGGGTCATTAGCACTGCGAACTATGAAGCGCGGCGCTATGGCGTACATAGTGCGATGTCGACTGCAATTGCGCTACGTCTTTGCCCGCATTTAAAAGTCGTCCCTGGGCGCATGTCATTGTATAAAGAAACAGCTATTCATATTCGCAAGATCTTTGCGCGCTACACCGATTTAATTGAACCACTTTCCCTTGATGAAGCTTATTTAGATGTGACGGATTGCGCTCAGTTACATGGTTCTGCCACACTGATTGCACAAGCTATCCGGCAGCAAATTTTTGATGAATTACAACTAACCGCGTCAGCGGGGATCGCACCTATCAAATTTTTAGCGAAAATCGCCTCGGATATGAATAAACCCAATGGTCAGTTTGTGATCACACCACAAAATATGGAACAATTTGTTCTTACGCTACCACTGAAAAAGATCCCCGGAGTCGGCAAAGTGACAGCTCAAAAATTGGCAGATATGGGGCTGAATACTTGTGCCGATGTACAGCAATATGATGCGGTTGCATTAATCAAACGCATGGGGAAATTTGGACAAGCGCTTTGGGAACGTTGTCATGCTATTGATGAACGTCCAGTTAACCCTGATAGACTCAGAAAATCGGTGGGGGTTGAGCGTACACTTGCTGAAGATATCCATCAATGGAGTGATTGCCTTTTGTTGCTAGATAAGTTGTATGATGAATTGCAGTTGCGTTTAGCAAAAGTAAAACCTGATTTGCGCATTGCTCGCCAAGGGGTGAAATTCAAGTTTGATGATTTTCAGCAAACAACGCAAGAACATGTGTATCCTATACTTAATAAACAAGATTTAGTGCAACTAGCACAACAAGTTTGGGATAACCGTCGACTAGAAAGAGGCGTTAGGCTGGTGGGATTACATGTGATGTTACAAAGCCCACAATTAGAAAGACAGTTATTGCTTGAGCTTTAAAAAATGCGCACCACAAGGGCGCGCATTCTATTTTATATCAGCGATTACGCTTTAACTGGGATGGCTTTTAACACCGCAGTTAACAGTTTCCAATATTCACCAACACTGGCAATGTGAACGCGTTCGTCTGGTGAGTGAGCACCACGAATAGTTGGCCCAATTGATACCATGTCCATGTCTGGGTATGGCTTTTTGAATAAACCGCACTCAAGGCCAGCATGGATCACCATTACATTCGGGATCTTACCAAATAATTTGTTATATGTTTCGCTCACTAAATGCATTACCGCAGAGTCAGCGTCTGGTTGCCAGCCTGGGTAGCTACCTTCTGCGCGGTACTGTGCTTTCGCTAATTTACTGATAGATGTCAGCATGTTAACGACATAGTTTTTACCGCTATCAATCAGTGAACGAACCAGGAAGATGACTTCTGCTTTATCGTCCGTCATGCGTACCACACCTTCATTCAGTGAGGTTTCAACGACGCCTTTTGCGACATCGCTCATGCGAATAACGCCATTTGGCGCGGCATTTAAAAAGAACACAAACCGTTGTTGGCAGTCATCAGACAGTGCTTTTAGATCGCTTTGTGTTTCATCTAACAGTAGCATTAAGTTAGGTTCAACGACCGCTAATTCATTTTTTAGGATATTTTCGTAGCGTGCTCTTAATGCGGTTAGATCAGCGACTTTATCTGCTGGTACAGCAATAATTGCGTGTGCTTCACGTGGAATAGCATTACGGACAGTACCGCCTTTAAACTCGAGTAATTTCAGGTTAAGATCTTCTGCATGACCAGCAAGGAAGCGCGCTAATAGCTTGTTTGCATTCCCTAAACCTAAATGAACGTCACCACCCGAGTGACCGCCTTTTAAACCTTTTAAGGTCAAAGTAAAAGTTTGATACCCTTGTGGTAACGCTTCACGAGCCAAGTCAAAAGTGGTTGTGAAATCAACTCCCCCTGCGCAACCCATGTAGATTTCGCCTTCTTCTTCGGAGTCGGTATTGATTAAGATTTCGGCTTGTAACCAGCCTGCTTTTAAGCCAAATGCACCTTCCATTCCGGCTTCTTCGGTCATCGTTAGTAGCACTTCCATCGGGCCGTGTTCAACGGTATCATCAGCTAAAACAGCCAGTGCTGAAGCAAGACCAATACCGTTATCTGCCCCTAATGTGGTCCCTTCAGCTGTTACCCATTCACCGTTCACATACGGGCGGATGGGATCGGTTTTAAAATCATGCACAGTGTCATTATTTTTTTGCGGAACCATGTCTAAATGCGCTTGTAGAACAACAGCTTTACGGTTTTCGTAGCCTGGGGTAGCTGGTTTTCGGATCAAAATATTACCAACGTCATCGCGTTCAACGTGGAACCCTTTTTGTTTTGACCAATCAACGATATGTGCAGCTAAAGCCTCTTCATGATATGAAGGATGAGGGATAGAGCAAATGGTAGCGAAGATGTCCCACAGTGGTTGTGGGGATAATTTGGCTAACTCAGACACGTTTTGTCTCCTTTTTTTTCCTTTATATTTCAACCTGTAGCCTTGTTGGCTGCACTTGCAAATCCCTAGCTATATAGTCGCATATGCTGATTGGATCCGCATATTTCCAGCTAGCTATAATTTGGAACCATTGAAGAAAGAGATTCTTAATATTCCGTGCAGTAGCTAATTGATAATCAACACCAGTTTCGGCTTCATTTTTTAAAAGGAATATTGCTGTAATTATGACCTAACAGCCTGAAGTTTCGAATTAAAGGCTGCCTCTTTTATAAACTCAGGATAACACTTTCTTTTGAAGAATGGACAGTGTAAATGATAATAATTGATGGCGAATGATGCTTTTTACTGGTTTTTAACGCGCCGAATCACTATAATCTCGCGCAACCTTTTTTCCGCAAGACACATTTCAGATTTACTCAGCAGTCGGGACCCGAATTTTATGAGCGAAAAATATGTCGTAACGTGGGATATGTTGCAAATACATGCCCGTAAACTCGCACAACGTTTATTACCAGTAGAACAATGGACAGGTATTATCGCGGTTAGTCGTGGTGGACTTGTACCAGGCGCACTTCTTGCTCGTGAGCTGGGTATTCGTCACGTTGATACCGTTTGTATTTCAAGCTATGACCATGATAACCAACGCGAATTAAAAGTGATTAAACGCGCTGAAGGTGATGGAGAAGGCTTTATCGTCATTGATGATTTGGTTGATACTGGCGGTACTGCACAAGCTATTCGTGATATGTATCCAAAAGCTCGCTTTGTGACCATCTTTGCAAAACCAGCAGGTCGTCCGTTAGTCGATGACTATGTGGTTGATATTCCACAAGACACATGGATTGAACAGCCTTGGGATATGGGGGTTGTCTTCGTTAAACCATTGTGTGAACAAGATAAATAAATCCGTTAGTGACTTAGGTTAGGTAAAAATACTGTAATTATAAAGGGTTATGGATTTTTTTTGACTGTGGTAACACATTAATACCTAAAATTTTTGAGTCAAACGCGATATAATTTGGGGAGTGCATTATGTGCATTCCCCTTATTTTTGGCTTCCATTCAGCGACGGTATACAGGAAATTGGGATGACTCAGCAAAATTTATCCGAAAAACTCTTCAAGCCTAAAATCAGACAGGTTGAAACATCAACACTGGTTTCTTATTCCGCCCAAACGCTGCCGCAAATCAAAGAGCACAGCTTACTGAGTGGTTCCCACCATGCGGGGTGGTATCGCATGATTAACCGTTTGATGTGGATTTGGCGTGGTATTGATGCATTAGAAATAGAAGAGGTTCTTAGCCGTATTGCGATTTCTACTGCACCACGAAGTAATGATAATCAGTTAGATACGGTTATCGGTAACCGCTCAGGCAATTGGTGCTTTGAGTGGTCTCAACAAGCCATGCACTGGCAACAAAAAGCGCTAGAGTTTGAACAAGGCGTTGAGGCAGGCAAGGCATGGTTGCGTGCGGCGAATTTATATAGCATCGCAGCCTACCCGTTTATTAAAGGTGATGAGCTGGCAGATCAAGCGATCCTACTTGCCAATAAAGCCTATGATAGTGCGGCGAAATTTTCACAATATCGTTTAAAGAAAATCCCTTTCAAAGTGGATGGCGGCAAAGAAGTTTGCGGCTTTTTGCATATT of the Providencia rettgeri genome contains:
- a CDS encoding Na(+)-translocating NADH-quinone reductase subunit C; protein product: MANEKPINNDGIGRTFLVVFILCLVCSIVVAGAAVGLKPQQQEQIQLDTQRNILSVAGLLAPKMSANEVQKVYAERIEPKILNFKTNELSDSTGRFVLNDELRSDETSIALSPQEDIAKIRRRANNAEIYLVKDDAGKVSQIILPVYGSGLWSVMYAFIAIDVDGVTSRGITYYAHGETPGLGGEVDNPQWKAQWPGKKLFNEQGIPAIKIVRSGATDSPYGIDGLSGATLTSNGIQHMFDFWLGDNGFGPFLKKVREGALNNG
- the dinB gene encoding DNA polymerase IV — translated: MRKIIHIDMDCFYAAIEMRDDPSLRNVPIAVGGSADRRGVISTANYEARRYGVHSAMSTAIALRLCPHLKVVPGRMSLYKETAIHIRKIFARYTDLIEPLSLDEAYLDVTDCAQLHGSATLIAQAIRQQIFDELQLTASAGIAPIKFLAKIASDMNKPNGQFVITPQNMEQFVLTLPLKKIPGVGKVTAQKLADMGLNTCADVQQYDAVALIKRMGKFGQALWERCHAIDERPVNPDRLRKSVGVERTLAEDIHQWSDCLLLLDKLYDELQLRLAKVKPDLRIARQGVKFKFDDFQQTTQEHVYPILNKQDLVQLAQQVWDNRRLERGVRLVGLHVMLQSPQLERQLLLEL
- the nqrM gene encoding (Na+)-NQR maturation NqrM encodes the protein MLNVFIATFALFLLAFLGMSLGYIIKRKSIQGSCGGLSSIGVEKVCDCPEPCDARKKRMAREEARQKRLEKDRII
- the nqrE gene encoding NADH:ubiquinone reductase (Na(+)-transporting) subunit E produces the protein MEHYISLFVKSIFIENMALAFFLGMCTFLAVSKNVKTAFGLGIAVTVVLGISVPANNLVYNLVLRDGAIAEGVDLSFLNFITFIGVIAALVQILEMILDRYFPSLYNALGIFLPLITVNCAIFGGVSFMAQRDYNFSESVVYGFGSGIGWMLAIVLMAAIREKMKYSDIPAGLKGLGITFVTTGLMALGFMSFSGVQL
- a CDS encoding NADH:ubiquinone reductase (Na(+)-transporting) subunit B produces the protein MGLKHLFEKYEHHFEPGGKLAKYYVLFEAVSTVFYTPGTVTKGRSHVRDTIDLKRMMILVWLAVFPAMFWGMYNVGNQAIPALHQLYSGAELQQIIASDWHYSLAQFLGASLSMDAGWGSKMLLGAVYFLPIYAVVFIVGGFWEVLFALIRGHEINEGFFITSILFALIVPPTIPLWQAALGITFGVVIAKEIFGGTGRNFLNPALAGRAFLFFAYPAQISGDLVWTAADGFSGATPLSQWATGGEHALMNTVSGEPITWMQAFLGNMPGSIGEVSTLMLFIGGALIMFFRIASWRIVAGVMLGMIAMSYVFNLIGSDSNPLFAMPWWWHMVLGGFAFGMIFMATDPVSASFTDKGKWAYGILIGVMCVLIRVVNPAYPEGMMLAILFANLFAPLFDYLVVQANIKRRKARG
- a CDS encoding NADH:ubiquinone reductase (Na(+)-transporting) subunit D, which encodes MADSKEVKRVLLGPLFDNNPIALQVLGVCSALAVTTKLETALVMTIAVTLVTAFSNFFISLIRNYIPSSVRIIVQMAIIASLVIVVDQILRAYAYEISKQLSVFVGLIITNCIVMGRAEAYAMKAPPIESFMDGIGNGLGYGVILVLVGFLRELFGSGKLFGITVFESLQNGGWYMPNGLFLLAPSAFFIIGMLIWGLRTLKPTQIEKD
- the pepD gene encoding beta-Ala-His dipeptidase yields the protein MSELAKLSPQPLWDIFATICSIPHPSYHEEALAAHIVDWSKQKGFHVERDDVGNILIRKPATPGYENRKAVVLQAHLDMVPQKNNDTVHDFKTDPIRPYVNGEWVTAEGTTLGADNGIGLASALAVLADDTVEHGPMEVLLTMTEEAGMEGAFGLKAGWLQAEILINTDSEEEGEIYMGCAGGVDFTTTFDLAREALPQGYQTFTLTLKGLKGGHSGGDVHLGLGNANKLLARFLAGHAEDLNLKLLEFKGGTVRNAIPREAHAIIAVPADKVADLTALRARYENILKNELAVVEPNLMLLLDETQSDLKALSDDCQQRFVFFLNAAPNGVIRMSDVAKGVVETSLNEGVVRMTDDKAEVIFLVRSLIDSGKNYVVNMLTSISKLAKAQYRAEGSYPGWQPDADSAVMHLVSETYNKLFGKIPNVMVIHAGLECGLFKKPYPDMDMVSIGPTIRGAHSPDERVHIASVGEYWKLLTAVLKAIPVKA
- a CDS encoding glycerophosphodiester phosphodiesterase family protein translates to MAMISALKFNPIALIGLLLLVAQNSFAFTTQMTSPQIVAHRAGTADAPENTLYAIDLAKKNKADAIWLTAQLSQDNQLVLYRPSDLDSLTDKKGLVSAYTAEQLSHINAAYQFNQKNNQQLPTATTTIRTLETVLKKYPDTVFYIDLKSPDANPKIQAKAILALLEKTNAFNQVRFYSTNTEFLTALNQLSPKIQTFESRDKTRTILANSVMSHQCSISDAKPTHKANNPTVRWYGFELHRKVEIVEKYTLGEARSPATLSWDKAAIDCFKRDGDAYIIVFGVNNQSDYQLAKEIGADAVMVDSPKAFNK
- the nqrF gene encoding NADH:ubiquinone reductase (Na(+)-transporting) subunit F, whose amino-acid sequence is MEIIILGVVMFTLIVLVLTGLILFAKSKLVNTGNIKVEVNGDPDKSFEAPAGDKLLSMLSSQGIFVSSACGGGGSCGQCRVKIKEGGGDILPTELSHINKREAKEGCRLACQVNVKQDLKIELPEEIFGVKKWECEVISNDNKATFIKELKLKIPEGEVVPFRAGGYIQIECPEHVVKYEDFDVPEEYREDWDKSNLFRYVSEVKEPTVRAYSMANYPEEHGIIMLNVRIATPPPRNPDVPPGIMSSYIWSLKPGDKVTISGPFGEFFAKDTDAEMIFIGGGAGMAPMRSHIFDQLRRLDSKRKISFWYGARSVREMFYTEDFDQLAAEHENFTWNVALSDPLPEDNWNGYTGFIHNVLYENYLKDHPAPEDCEFYMCGPPVMNAAVIKMLKDLGVEDENILLDDFGG
- a CDS encoding FAD:protein FMN transferase, producing MLNKRIYTPVLLFFTALFLTACGGPEQQNLQGQTMGTYYTVKYVTDSSEQKPETIQNEIDKRLEEVNDQMSTYRPDSELSRFNQFKEVNTPFPVSAATAKVVSKAIEINKLTEGSLDVTVGPLVNLWGFGPEGRVTKAPSDEELAKRRAWVGIEKLSVKDNNLIKTIPELYVDLSSIAKGYGVDVVAEYLESLGINDYMVDIGGEVRTKGKNGKQAPWRIAIEKPSTDGVSQTAQEIIEPGDRSIATSGDYRNYFEQDGVRFSHTIDPKTGRPITHNLVSITVLAENCMSADGLSTGLNVLGPEAGFALAEKMNIPVFMIVKTDKGFEERYTKAFEPFLTKKQ